A section of the Paenibacillus odorifer genome encodes:
- a CDS encoding TetR/AcrR family transcriptional regulator: protein MTKEQRKVREREEMRNLILQNAALLIAEEGIEKLSIRKIAEKIEYSPGIIYHYFKGKEEIIENYLQQKYTDMLTELQSVQQEVQQELPPDTLLKRSLEKFIRMSLSTGVEYRNVMLNDTPAVLSYTAVLFRGAAQERKAIGMLCQGLFRFEAQKNREEAFVELTAQVIWSAAFGLIMRLLVEKDLPDDQVEALISCHLDSMVAIASR, encoded by the coding sequence ATGACTAAAGAACAACGAAAAGTACGTGAGCGTGAAGAAATGAGGAATCTAATCCTGCAAAATGCAGCTTTATTGATTGCTGAAGAGGGAATAGAGAAGCTCTCTATCCGAAAAATCGCTGAGAAAATCGAATATTCACCGGGAATTATTTATCATTATTTTAAAGGCAAAGAAGAGATTATCGAGAACTATTTGCAACAAAAATATACGGATATGCTTACTGAGCTTCAGTCTGTGCAACAAGAGGTACAGCAGGAATTACCTCCAGATACACTTTTAAAACGATCATTGGAGAAGTTCATCAGGATGTCTCTTTCCACGGGTGTAGAATACCGGAATGTCATGCTAAACGATACGCCGGCTGTTCTTAGTTACACAGCTGTTCTATTTAGAGGAGCAGCACAGGAGCGTAAAGCGATTGGGATGCTCTGCCAGGGCCTGTTCAGATTTGAAGCACAGAAAAACCGTGAGGAAGCTTTCGTAGAACTCACTGCTCAGGTGATATGGAGTGCAGCGTTCGGTTTAATTATGCGTTTGCTTGTCGAAAAAGATCTGCCTGATGATCAGGTCGAAGCTCTGATTTCATGTCATTTGGATTCAATGGTTGCTATTGCCTCCAGGTAA
- a CDS encoding DUF4178 domain-containing protein, translated as MSMWKRIGNLFSKPAPQEVQKSMLNLSPGDICEVSLVTYEVTGRTHNRGRNAVVLTLRDGSQISYLHIEEREQLQYGLYRPIDGRLDNPAEVPATLELDGYTFFLEEEYEGFVAVAGQTPFMNGGEQHVWQYQSDDSRLLRVEWQHGRFMLYEGEKIIPGDVKVIRAS; from the coding sequence TTGAGTATGTGGAAACGTATAGGTAACCTTTTCTCTAAGCCAGCGCCTCAGGAAGTTCAAAAAAGTATGCTTAATTTGTCTCCCGGAGACATTTGTGAAGTATCGCTTGTCACCTATGAAGTCACTGGCCGGACACATAATCGGGGCCGTAATGCTGTAGTTCTGACCCTTAGAGATGGAAGCCAGATATCTTATCTTCATATAGAAGAGCGGGAACAGCTGCAATATGGATTGTACAGACCTATCGATGGGCGGTTAGATAATCCTGCTGAGGTTCCAGCAACTCTTGAGCTCGATGGCTATACATTTTTCCTGGAGGAAGAATATGAAGGTTTTGTCGCTGTTGCAGGTCAGACGCCATTTATGAATGGTGGAGAGCAGCATGTGTGGCAATATCAATCAGATGATTCACGTCTACTGCGCGTAGAGTGGCAACATGGACGGTTTATGCTTTATGAAGGGGAGAAAATAATCCCTGGGGATGTAAAGGTAATTAGAGCATCCTAG
- a CDS encoding sporulation protein YjcZ encodes MGEFAGGYGGFTSTGAILVLFILLVIITKTLCL; translated from the coding sequence ATGGGCGAATTTGCAGGAGGATACGGTGGTTTCACTTCCACAGGAGCTATTCTGGTTCTGTTTATCCTGTTGGTTATCATTACTAAAACCCTCTGTCTGTAA
- a CDS encoding phosphotransferase enzyme family protein yields MTNEKLLDLLGGYDIQQPEIIFLRHNENRTYRVNDRTGKSYLLRIHDPFIDDMKGLQHTYGGILGELQMLEKLGSWSSNEIQTPVRNNEGELITIIEYEGELLNCSVLTWLDGRDMNMNDVNNLELVKELGSQITELHTFFRQYEHTGMEIRPSQGKAYNERMIRVIHSGVKKNLFTPSDANVIEQTLQLINSRLDDRGGEAGPDLIHGDLCMGNIIITTEGEVRIIDFGFFGNGYALLDVAMGAMMLPSDRRDTFLKGYYRECENTANDLLQLEGLMLVAIIGYYVFQMENVHVHVWMRERMPKLCAEYCRPFLNGESIFYKI; encoded by the coding sequence ATGACGAACGAGAAGCTTTTGGACTTACTAGGCGGGTACGATATCCAACAGCCTGAGATTATTTTCTTAAGGCATAACGAGAACAGAACCTATCGTGTTAATGACAGAACGGGGAAATCATATTTACTCCGCATTCATGACCCTTTTATAGATGACATGAAAGGTCTGCAACATACATACGGCGGCATTCTTGGAGAATTGCAAATGCTTGAGAAGCTGGGAAGCTGGAGCAGCAACGAAATACAGACTCCCGTAAGAAACAATGAGGGTGAACTTATTACGATCATTGAATACGAAGGTGAACTGCTAAACTGCTCCGTCCTCACCTGGCTGGATGGAAGAGACATGAATATGAATGATGTTAACAATCTTGAACTGGTAAAAGAACTGGGATCGCAAATAACAGAACTGCATACTTTTTTTCGGCAGTACGAACATACAGGTATGGAGATTCGACCGAGTCAAGGTAAAGCTTATAATGAACGGATGATCCGTGTGATTCATTCGGGTGTGAAAAAGAATTTATTTACGCCTTCTGATGCTAATGTCATTGAACAAACGCTGCAATTGATCAACTCCCGGTTAGATGACCGTGGCGGGGAGGCTGGCCCTGACCTTATTCATGGGGATTTGTGTATGGGTAATATCATCATCACAACCGAAGGTGAGGTGCGCATCATCGATTTTGGCTTTTTCGGTAACGGTTATGCCTTACTTGATGTAGCCATGGGAGCTATGATGCTGCCATCCGATCGAAGAGATACTTTCCTAAAGGGTTACTACAGAGAGTGCGAAAATACAGCGAATGATCTACTGCAGTTGGAAGGTTTAATGTTGGTCGCTATTATTGGATATTACGTCTTCCAGATGGAGAATGTACATGTTCATGTCTGGATGCGTGAAAGAATGCCCAAATTATGCGCTGAGTATTGTCGCCCCTTCCTCAATGGTGAAAGTATATTTTATAAAATATGA
- a CDS encoding flavodoxin domain-containing protein, whose amino-acid sequence MKTIIMFTSKYGCAEKAAYLLKSQLGEETEVVNLMHAKEPTLERYDTVILGGSIYYGKIQKQMTDFTAKYQHELGKKRVGLFICAGAKGEEASQELKSAFPEVLYNQSVTKEVFGDEIYEEKLTLLDRFVLRMVKGKNKNVNGLSKETIERFALAMKRQ is encoded by the coding sequence ATGAAGACAATAATTATGTTTACCTCGAAATATGGGTGTGCGGAGAAAGCGGCTTATTTATTAAAATCTCAACTGGGCGAAGAAACCGAAGTAGTTAATTTGATGCATGCTAAAGAGCCGACACTGGAACGATATGATACGGTCATCTTGGGAGGTTCTATTTATTATGGGAAAATCCAAAAACAAATGACTGATTTTACAGCAAAATATCAACATGAACTAGGGAAAAAACGAGTAGGATTGTTTATTTGTGCAGGAGCAAAAGGTGAGGAGGCCTCACAAGAATTGAAATCTGCATTTCCAGAAGTGTTATATAACCAATCGGTGACGAAAGAAGTTTTTGGAGATGAGATCTATGAAGAGAAGCTAACTTTGCTAGATCGGTTTGTATTGCGGATGGTAAAAGGAAAAAATAAGAACGTAAATGGGTTGTCAAAAGAGACGATAGAGCGTTTTGCGCTTGCTATGAAAAGGCAGTGA
- a CDS encoding DUF350 domain-containing protein — MDLHILVSMVVWTVSGAVLLFVLMYIDSLFTRYNDIEELKAGNMAVTTRFVMKLLAQAFILSSSIAASNSLLDALLISLVSFLLLLILERTVRLLLANWGKLDLDHGTQLGKIGYGLLSGSLQITGALIITAFM, encoded by the coding sequence ATGGATCTCCATATTCTGGTGTCCATGGTCGTGTGGACGGTGAGCGGCGCTGTGTTGCTGTTTGTACTGATGTATATAGATTCACTTTTTACTCGTTATAACGATATAGAAGAGTTAAAGGCTGGAAATATGGCGGTGACTACACGGTTTGTAATGAAGCTTCTAGCTCAGGCCTTCATTTTATCTTCATCGATAGCGGCTTCCAATAGTTTGCTAGATGCGTTGCTGATTTCGTTAGTATCATTTTTACTTTTGTTAATTCTAGAAAGAACGGTTCGGCTTCTACTAGCAAATTGGGGGAAGCTGGATCTGGATCATGGTACACAGCTTGGTAAAATCGGATATGGCCTGCTATCAGGTTCACTGCAAATTACGGGTGCTTTAATTATTACTGCCTTTATGTAG
- a CDS encoding dihydroorotate dehydrogenase → MTKLNTTIAGVHFKNPIIMASGTFGFGREYGKLYDVSLLGGISGKGLTLNPKAGNPGTRVYETASGMLNSVGLENPGVAAFIDKECPYWETLDTARLVNLGGGTLEDYVLGAEMIQRDADARASAGKTAVDMIELNISCPNVKEGGIAFGIQTSEAQKVVQAVRRATKLPLAVKLSPGAENIVEMAQMCQEEGADAVSLINTISGMKIDVRRRSSVFNNLYAGLSGPAIKPVALRMVHQVAQNVTIPVIGMGGITSATDIIEFIMAGAAVIQVGTYNFMNLRAGSQLVAELEQFMVEENIQSLEEIRGII, encoded by the coding sequence ATGACTAAGTTGAACACAACAATTGCTGGCGTTCATTTTAAAAATCCAATTATAATGGCCTCTGGAACGTTTGGTTTTGGCCGTGAATATGGCAAGCTGTATGATGTGTCTCTGCTGGGTGGAATCTCTGGCAAGGGGTTAACCCTCAATCCGAAAGCGGGGAATCCCGGCACTCGTGTATATGAGACAGCTTCTGGTATGCTGAATAGTGTGGGACTCGAGAATCCGGGTGTAGCTGCATTTATAGATAAAGAATGCCCTTATTGGGAAACACTCGATACTGCTCGTTTGGTCAACCTGGGTGGAGGCACACTTGAAGATTATGTTCTTGGTGCTGAGATGATTCAGCGGGATGCAGATGCTCGTGCGAGTGCAGGTAAGACAGCAGTGGACATGATTGAATTGAATATTTCTTGTCCAAATGTTAAAGAGGGCGGCATTGCGTTTGGGATCCAAACTTCAGAAGCTCAAAAAGTAGTACAGGCTGTTAGACGCGCAACTAAACTGCCCCTCGCTGTAAAGCTGTCGCCGGGAGCCGAAAATATCGTTGAAATGGCACAAATGTGTCAGGAAGAGGGGGCAGACGCTGTCTCGCTCATCAACACGATCTCAGGAATGAAGATTGATGTCCGCCGCAGAAGCAGTGTATTTAATAACTTATATGCTGGATTGTCTGGACCTGCGATTAAGCCTGTCGCTCTGCGTATGGTGCATCAAGTTGCACAAAACGTAACGATTCCCGTGATCGGAATGGGTGGCATCACTTCAGCGACGGATATCATCGAGTTTATTATGGCAGGTGCTGCAGTTATCCAAGTGGGAACTTATAATTTCATGAATTTGCGTGCAGGTAGTCAGCTAGTTGCAGAGCTTGAGCAATTTATGGTTGAAGAAAATATTCAATCACTAGAGGAAATACGGGGCATTATATAA
- a CDS encoding PspA/IM30 family protein produces MSIFKRLRDLTMSNVNAIIDKAEDPIKMTDQYIRDMTEDLEDAEKAVAAQIAIEKKFKQLYEEQEALVNKRTQQAHAAAQAGNVDLARRALEEKNAAEAKLVEYKASFDQNKASADNLRGKLEEMRKQLTQMKNKRETLVARYNAAKAQTEINKAMSGFSSDSASAGLKRMEDKMLQAEAQAEASNEMSSGNKSLDDEFEKLNKDQAVEDELAALMKQYEKQ; encoded by the coding sequence ATGTCTATATTTAAAAGATTGCGCGATTTAACCATGTCTAATGTGAACGCGATTATTGACAAAGCAGAAGACCCGATTAAAATGACAGATCAATACATTCGTGATATGACCGAAGATTTAGAAGATGCAGAAAAAGCTGTAGCGGCGCAAATCGCCATTGAGAAGAAATTCAAACAGCTGTATGAAGAACAAGAAGCGCTTGTTAACAAACGTACCCAACAGGCTCATGCAGCAGCTCAAGCGGGTAATGTTGACCTTGCTCGCCGCGCTCTGGAAGAGAAAAATGCTGCTGAAGCTAAACTGGTAGAATACAAAGCCAGCTTTGATCAGAACAAAGCCTCTGCGGATAACCTTCGTGGCAAGCTTGAAGAGATGCGCAAACAGCTTACCCAAATGAAGAACAAACGTGAGACATTGGTTGCACGTTATAACGCTGCCAAAGCTCAAACCGAGATCAACAAAGCAATGAGCGGATTTAGCTCCGATTCAGCGTCTGCAGGTCTCAAACGTATGGAAGATAAAATGCTGCAAGCAGAAGCTCAGGCTGAAGCCAGCAATGAGATGAGTTCAGGCAATAAATCTCTGGATGACGAATTCGAGAAGCTGAACAAAGATCAAGCGGTTGAAGATGAACTGGCGGCTCTGATGAAACAATACGAGAAGCAATAA
- a CDS encoding GNAT family N-acetyltransferase: MKLEIELVPKERKHTISRLMQFYLYDFTRYLEFDVNQDGVFPAYPGLEAYWSSGNNKSAYLFKVDGHIAGFALVDRLLRNPEGQFYMTEFFVMQKYRRSGVGTWAAHKLFDMYPGEWKVSQVRANTPARDFWHKVIGDYTHGEFQERFNPQQGNPSQYFNTLTINRIKK; the protein is encoded by the coding sequence ATGAAACTTGAAATTGAGCTGGTTCCCAAAGAACGTAAGCATACTATAAGCAGATTAATGCAGTTCTACCTATATGATTTCACCCGTTATTTAGAATTTGATGTCAATCAAGACGGGGTATTTCCAGCCTATCCGGGTCTAGAAGCTTATTGGAGTAGCGGAAATAATAAATCAGCGTATTTGTTTAAGGTGGACGGGCATATTGCTGGTTTTGCTTTGGTGGACAGGTTATTGCGTAATCCTGAAGGCCAGTTTTATATGACTGAGTTTTTTGTGATGCAAAAATACCGCCGAAGTGGTGTAGGTACATGGGCTGCGCATAAGCTTTTTGATATGTACCCTGGTGAATGGAAGGTTTCACAAGTCCGTGCGAATACGCCCGCTCGTGATTTCTGGCATAAAGTGATCGGGGACTATACCCATGGAGAGTTTCAAGAGCGCTTTAATCCACAACAAGGCAATCCCAGCCAATACTTCAACACATTAACTATTAATCGAATTAAGAAATGA
- a CDS encoding AraC family transcriptional regulator has protein sequence MDTLVQLNKAINYIEENLTNQIYYQEVVKIACCSEYHFTRMFSFLAGITLSEYIRRRRLTLAALELSQSNIKIIDAALKYGYNSPDSFSRAFHSMHGVSPSEARVHGQSLKAFPRMSFQLTIKGGNEMNYRIENKESFHIVGIKKRVPIIFQGVNPEIASMYEGLTPEMIDEMKRFSDVEPSGFISASTNFSEGRMEEKGEFDHYIGVATTKDAWNGLDQLEVAASMWAVFTVVGSFPSALQEIWGRIYSEWAPSSGYELIKGPEILWNEHKDITSPNFKSEIWVPISKK, from the coding sequence ATGGATACGCTGGTACAACTGAACAAAGCAATAAACTATATTGAGGAGAACCTAACAAATCAAATTTATTATCAGGAGGTTGTGAAAATAGCCTGTTGTTCGGAATATCATTTTACTCGCATGTTCTCATTCCTAGCAGGCATTACTCTGTCGGAATACATCCGGCGTCGACGTCTAACCTTGGCAGCACTCGAGCTATCACAAAGTAATATCAAAATTATCGATGCCGCTCTGAAATATGGTTATAATTCGCCTGATTCCTTTTCTAGGGCTTTCCATAGCATGCATGGGGTAAGTCCTTCGGAAGCTCGGGTCCATGGACAATCCCTTAAGGCGTTCCCTCGGATGTCGTTTCAGCTGACTATCAAAGGAGGAAATGAAATGAATTACCGTATTGAAAACAAAGAATCTTTTCACATCGTGGGCATAAAAAAACGGGTACCAATCATTTTCCAAGGGGTCAATCCGGAGATTGCGTCGATGTATGAAGGGTTGACGCCGGAAATGATTGATGAGATGAAGAGATTTTCCGATGTTGAGCCCTCAGGGTTTATAAGCGCCTCTACAAATTTCTCTGAGGGGCGTATGGAGGAAAAAGGAGAGTTCGATCATTATATTGGCGTTGCCACTACGAAAGACGCATGGAATGGCTTGGATCAGCTGGAAGTGGCGGCCTCCATGTGGGCTGTATTCACAGTCGTCGGCTCTTTTCCTAGTGCGCTACAAGAGATCTGGGGGCGAATATATTCGGAATGGGCTCCGTCATCGGGATATGAGCTAATTAAAGGGCCTGAAATTCTTTGGAATGAGCACAAAGATATCACATCGCCAAATTTTAAAAGCGAAATATGGGTGCCTATCAGTAAGAAATAA
- the xerS gene encoding tyrosine recombinase XerS — MSVQKNDDRKKLDQKLPLMPWFVQQFIDYKRPDLSPSTLLEYIRDYESFFGWLRAEGLSQAGSNTEITLLELETLHMDSIVGYRLHLTTRAEGTNTRVTVSRKLSALRSLFHYLSQIAEDENFYPLLKRNIMAKVEVKRTHKPKDTAAKLKGKILEDEELLEFVGYIYEGYGRDVEGNKQAYYSFQLNHERDACIASLILNSGLRVSEVVNLNVDDLDINNKLLYVTRKGNNDETFKTPVYFREQAKDDLALYLSLRQSRYKTPKREKALFISLPNGRQEGKRMTKRAIQEMIIKYAKRFGKPYLTVHKLRHSFATDYYLQNDIYKTKEQLGHASTETTEIYAHLTDKTMSEAIERRVDN; from the coding sequence ATGAGCGTTCAAAAGAACGATGACCGTAAAAAACTTGATCAAAAGCTACCCCTCATGCCCTGGTTCGTTCAGCAGTTTATTGACTATAAACGACCTGATCTCTCCCCCTCCACACTGCTGGAGTATATCCGGGATTATGAATCTTTTTTCGGCTGGTTGCGGGCAGAGGGCTTATCCCAAGCCGGCTCAAATACCGAGATCACGCTTCTAGAATTGGAAACCCTACATATGGACAGTATTGTCGGATATCGGTTGCATCTAACTACCCGAGCCGAAGGTACGAACACTCGTGTTACTGTATCCCGTAAACTATCTGCATTACGCTCCTTATTTCATTATTTAAGTCAAATCGCTGAGGACGAGAACTTTTATCCATTGCTTAAGCGAAACATTATGGCTAAGGTTGAGGTCAAACGAACACATAAGCCAAAAGACACTGCCGCTAAATTAAAGGGTAAGATTTTGGAAGATGAGGAATTACTGGAGTTTGTGGGGTACATTTATGAAGGGTATGGACGGGATGTGGAAGGCAACAAACAGGCTTATTATTCGTTTCAATTGAATCACGAGCGTGATGCCTGTATTGCCAGCTTGATTCTGAACTCTGGCCTGCGTGTATCTGAGGTAGTCAATCTAAACGTAGACGATTTGGATATTAACAACAAGCTGCTCTATGTCACCCGCAAAGGGAATAATGACGAAACGTTTAAGACACCCGTCTATTTTAGAGAGCAAGCTAAAGATGATCTAGCTCTTTATCTTAGTCTGCGCCAATCTCGCTACAAAACACCCAAGAGAGAAAAGGCCTTATTTATCTCTCTCCCTAACGGGCGTCAAGAAGGCAAACGTATGACCAAACGTGCGATTCAAGAAATGATTATTAAGTACGCTAAACGCTTTGGTAAACCGTATCTTACGGTTCATAAGCTACGTCATTCTTTTGCAACAGATTATTATCTGCAAAATGATATTTATAAAACGAAGGAACAGCTCGGGCACGCATCCACCGAGACAACTGAGATCTACGCTCATCTAACGGATAAAACGATGTCTGAGGCGATCGAGCGGCGTGTCGATAATTAA
- the glp gene encoding gephyrin-like molybdotransferase Glp, whose protein sequence is MKDNKFQREALKVKEAQAKIIKYANLLESEDVPLDECCGRYLAEKVIAPHPFPAFNRSSMDGYAIIAGDTRNCVNGQVVWLEIVDNIPCGAVPAVDITPGTAARIMTGAQVPVGADAVVMLEVTERREEEGKTYVGIRKKLEANSNITPQGFELSQGDLVLPTGRLISAGDIAVLAAFGLHTVKVYRRPKVAIFATGTELLEVHEPLEPGKIRNSNSPMLEALVKETGGVPVMLGAIVDDLELARSKVQMALETYDFVITTGGVSVGDYDIMGDLVREQSGNMLFNKVTMRPGSVTTAAVRGGKLLLALSGNPGACFVGFQLFARPVISLMQSASQPFLPEWNVTLGTDYKRVNNFTRFVRARLEIKDGSLFAYPALIDESSVTVTIKDSDCLIVVPPEEKGLSAGDKVTVIKLPGEIRG, encoded by the coding sequence ATGAAGGATAATAAATTTCAGCGTGAAGCACTGAAAGTAAAAGAAGCTCAGGCCAAAATAATCAAATATGCCAATCTGCTAGAATCAGAAGACGTACCACTGGATGAGTGTTGTGGACGTTATTTGGCTGAAAAAGTGATTGCTCCACACCCATTTCCTGCGTTTAATCGATCTAGTATGGATGGATATGCGATTATCGCGGGGGATACCCGTAACTGTGTTAATGGACAAGTTGTATGGTTAGAAATTGTGGATAATATTCCGTGTGGCGCAGTGCCTGCGGTAGATATAACTCCGGGAACAGCCGCAAGAATTATGACTGGTGCACAAGTACCGGTTGGGGCTGATGCTGTGGTGATGCTGGAGGTCACGGAGAGACGTGAAGAGGAAGGAAAGACTTACGTTGGTATTCGAAAAAAACTAGAAGCAAACAGCAATATCACACCTCAAGGTTTCGAATTAAGCCAAGGTGATCTTGTATTGCCAACAGGAAGGTTAATCTCTGCGGGGGATATAGCTGTTCTTGCAGCGTTTGGATTACATACCGTGAAAGTCTATCGTCGTCCCAAGGTAGCCATCTTTGCCACAGGAACAGAACTGCTGGAAGTGCATGAGCCGCTGGAGCCTGGCAAAATCCGCAATAGTAACTCCCCTATGCTCGAAGCTCTAGTCAAAGAGACAGGGGGTGTTCCAGTAATGTTAGGCGCTATTGTGGATGATCTGGAGCTGGCTAGAAGTAAAGTACAGATGGCGCTGGAAACTTATGATTTTGTGATCACAACGGGTGGCGTTTCTGTGGGGGATTATGATATCATGGGCGACTTGGTTCGTGAACAAAGTGGTAATATGTTGTTCAACAAAGTGACGATGCGTCCAGGAAGCGTAACTACTGCTGCGGTTAGAGGGGGTAAGCTGCTGTTAGCTTTATCCGGGAATCCGGGGGCTTGTTTCGTTGGGTTTCAACTGTTTGCACGGCCTGTGATTTCACTGATGCAAAGTGCTTCTCAGCCTTTTTTACCGGAATGGAACGTTACACTCGGTACAGATTATAAAAGAGTGAATAATTTTACTAGATTTGTGCGAGCTCGCTTAGAAATAAAAGACGGCAGCTTGTTTGCTTATCCGGCACTCATTGATGAATCTTCCGTAACGGTCACGATCAAGGATAGCGACTGTTTGATAGTTGTACCCCCAGAAGAAAAGGGGCTATCTGCCGGAGATAAGGTAACGGTGATCAAGCTGCCAGGAGAGATTCGGGGCTAG
- a CDS encoding dihydroorotate dehydrogenase electron transfer subunit, giving the protein MGTVLSNERLTDGVYHLKVETNSGGAMGQFYMLRAWGAYPILSRPLSIHEVHEDSVEFLYHVVGEGTEIFSRLGSGDSVELEGPFGNGFPQVEGKVALIGGGIGIAPLYYCAKQLPGSDIFLGFSREAYRTEAFRPLASELVVDVGGLILDSVDFSQYDHVFVCGPHPMLKAAQRKGIAAEEAGSRTKVYLSLENRMACGIGACLVCSVSCRDGQKKACADGPVFLSEEVIFHD; this is encoded by the coding sequence GTGGGGACGGTTCTAAGTAACGAACGGCTGACAGATGGTGTGTATCACCTTAAGGTAGAGACGAATAGTGGCGGAGCAATGGGTCAATTCTACATGTTACGGGCATGGGGAGCTTACCCCATCCTATCCAGACCCTTAAGTATACATGAAGTACACGAGGATAGTGTTGAATTTCTGTATCACGTAGTTGGGGAAGGTACGGAGATATTCTCACGACTGGGTTCAGGTGATTCGGTAGAGCTTGAGGGCCCTTTTGGAAATGGATTTCCACAGGTTGAAGGGAAGGTTGCGCTCATCGGCGGTGGGATCGGAATTGCACCGCTATATTATTGTGCGAAGCAGCTTCCGGGGAGTGATATCTTTTTGGGCTTTAGCCGTGAAGCTTACCGGACAGAAGCGTTTCGCCCACTTGCAAGTGAACTTGTAGTCGATGTTGGCGGTTTAATTTTGGATAGTGTGGATTTCAGCCAATATGATCATGTCTTTGTCTGCGGCCCACACCCTATGCTTAAAGCTGCTCAACGTAAAGGCATTGCTGCTGAAGAAGCAGGCAGTAGAACGAAAGTATACCTTTCTCTAGAGAACCGAATGGCTTGTGGGATTGGAGCCTGTCTGGTCTGCAGTGTATCCTGCCGTGATGGTCAAAAGAAGGCCTGTGCAGACGGACCTGTGTTTCTTTCTGAGGAGGTGATTTTCCATGACTAA